One segment of Rhodopirellula baltica SH 1 DNA contains the following:
- a CDS encoding HesB/IscA family protein, with protein MFAARLLLILVALACLAGCPSQSNDPKRQSQTIVTITPAAESKFKEFLRDSPGDHIRLSIKDHGENGFEYALNLESPPISDDDIVQDCQGFTLAVSPRDLVYVEGSTIDWLTRLNEPDGFKFDNPNAFKSTTEPASKD; from the coding sequence ATGTTCGCCGCCCGTCTATTGCTGATCCTAGTCGCCTTGGCTTGTCTCGCCGGGTGTCCCAGTCAATCGAATGATCCGAAGAGACAGTCTCAAACAATTGTGACAATCACGCCCGCGGCTGAGAGCAAATTTAAAGAGTTCCTTCGCGACTCACCTGGCGACCACATCCGCTTGTCGATCAAAGACCACGGCGAGAATGGATTTGAATATGCGTTGAACCTCGAGTCACCTCCCATTTCGGATGATGACATTGTCCAAGACTGCCAGGGCTTCACACTCGCTGTGTCTCCGCGGGACCTTGTCTACGTGGAAGGTTCTACCATCGATTGGCTGACACGCCTGAACGAACCTGATGGTTTCAAGTTCGACAACCCAAATGCATTCAAATCCACCACCGAACCAGCATCGAAAGACTGA
- a CDS encoding IS256-like element ISRba9 family transposase: MLKVERWSPEGQNLPFATFQFSSAATDGETIMIEANLLESLGQVSASETGQVFRDFLRGHVREMICEVMAAEVTQLCGPKHDPSPSEHYRAGSSSGRVLYEGEREDVVRPRVRQKSGDGSSREVELATYRVTKDPQQLQEQIVQAIVSGVSARGVEEIKPNSPGVKKSNVSRLWQEAGSKFVEQLRDKNLRSVMWCALMLDGVRLSKDQTAVVALGIDSEGRKHVLDFALGSSESLEVSRELMSRIVRRGFTCEHRLFVVLDGSDALRGAVVEFFADAVIQRCLVHKERNIKGKLSKRHWGEMSRLFTRLRSVQGIEAAEEVFGDLRAFLEPINAEAYRSLHEAGDDLLALHRLNVPSTLHRSLLSTNAIENSFLNTRRKLGRVTRFRAETDQATRWLSYALLEAEKGFRRISGHSFLPTLIAALARPSANPE; encoded by the coding sequence TTGTTGAAAGTTGAAAGATGGTCTCCCGAGGGGCAGAATCTGCCCTTCGCAACTTTTCAATTTTCGTCGGCTGCAACCGACGGGGAGACCATCATGATTGAAGCTAATCTTTTGGAATCGCTCGGGCAAGTTTCGGCCTCTGAAACCGGTCAAGTCTTCCGCGACTTTCTGCGAGGGCATGTGCGCGAGATGATCTGTGAGGTCATGGCCGCCGAGGTGACGCAGCTTTGCGGGCCCAAGCACGATCCATCACCAAGCGAACACTACCGCGCCGGCTCGAGTTCAGGCCGTGTGCTTTACGAGGGTGAGCGCGAAGACGTCGTCCGGCCTCGAGTGCGTCAGAAGTCGGGTGACGGTTCTAGTCGTGAAGTCGAGCTAGCCACCTACCGTGTCACCAAAGATCCCCAGCAGTTGCAGGAACAGATCGTCCAAGCGATCGTCTCGGGCGTGAGTGCTCGTGGGGTTGAAGAGATCAAACCAAATTCACCCGGCGTTAAAAAGTCCAATGTTTCGCGTCTATGGCAGGAAGCCGGAAGCAAATTCGTGGAGCAGTTGCGAGACAAGAATCTCCGCTCAGTCATGTGGTGCGCGTTGATGCTTGACGGCGTTCGTTTGAGCAAGGATCAGACGGCCGTGGTGGCACTTGGAATCGACAGCGAAGGCCGCAAACATGTCTTGGATTTCGCGTTGGGTAGCAGCGAAAGCCTTGAGGTTTCGCGTGAACTGATGAGCCGAATCGTGCGGCGCGGGTTCACTTGTGAGCATCGATTGTTCGTGGTTCTCGATGGCAGTGATGCGCTTCGCGGTGCGGTGGTTGAGTTTTTTGCTGATGCGGTCATTCAACGTTGCCTGGTCCACAAGGAACGAAACATCAAAGGAAAACTCTCCAAGCGTCATTGGGGTGAAATGTCGCGTCTGTTCACGCGTCTTCGCAGCGTCCAGGGGATCGAAGCTGCCGAGGAAGTCTTCGGCGATTTGAGAGCGTTCCTGGAACCGATCAATGCCGAAGCATATCGGAGTCTGCACGAAGCCGGTGACGACCTGTTGGCGTTGCATCGTTTGAACGTCCCCAGCACGCTTCATCGATCGCTGCTGAGCACCAACGCGATCGAGAACTCGTTCTTGAACACACGTCGCAAGCTTGGCCGCGTGACGCGATTTCGTGCTGAGACCGATCAAGCAACTCGCTGGCTTTCGTATGCGTTGCTGGAGGCCGAGAAAGGCTTCCGCCGGATCTCAGGCCACTCGTTCTTGCCCACACTGATCGCGGCCCTCGCACGACCATCAGCCAATCCCGAATAG